GACACACgagtagtataaatatatatgattaacggGTATTTATACTATAAGGTGTTTGATGGGTATGAATGCCAGGCATTATCATTGAAAATAATATGTGAAAGTAAGAGAATGATTAAACATGATCAGAAAAGGATTAAAGTAACTTTTTGAGGCAAAGGAatactgaataaaaataaaaacttaactcAGAACCGTCTTATAAAACGGTCATTCCGCCCGTTCTCCCATTGGAAAACACACATTCTTAACATTTACTGTAAACATTCTTGCCCATCTCTTTCTGGCTTCTGAAGCCCCCTTTattcaaagaaattaaaaagtaacTACAATACTTCAGACCATGCTGCTGTTGAGATTTGTTAACTGTATTGTATCTGTCATGAtttgtgtaatttttataataactgTTTATATGCAAAAATCATTCATTTTGTGTGGCTGCAATCGTCTTTAATAATTGTTCTTCTTGAAAAGAGGATATAGGTATGAATTATCGAAACTGTGAATCTAAAGATTAATCATTGTTAACTACTACGGTGTCCTCACGTTTACGTTGTCATTACCCACTTGTTcgtcaatcatatatataattttgtttgtctatttttagGGACCCATGGAATGGAAGTGAAAGACAGGTAAATATTGCAGTTCATTTATTCATGATTGATTATTCACGCCTTAGTATCCGTAACGATAAGATCCATAGAAGCCAAAGCCATAAGGGCGATAAAGGCCAGGACCATAGACTCCATAATGAGGCTCAGGATCGGCCTCAGCCTCCCTCTTACCGATGCCGTGGGTATGGACGTAGGAGTGAGCGTGTGGGGCATATAGGTATCCACGCGTATAACCGTAGCCTGCATAATGTCCGTAATGCGGTTCGGCTTCACGTTTGCCTATAGCATGTGCATGAGCAGGGACTCCATAGTTATAGCCGTATGAGTAGTAGGGGAAGCCGTAGTATCCAGCGTAGCCATAGTGGGGCTCAGcttccctcttctgctctgctgCCACTGCGGCAGCCAACAGAACTACAAGCTGGATAGTTATAAGATCAGTAAGACAGAAAAGGTAGTTCTAAAACTACAAATATtactacatacacaaatgtatattatatatatacataaagacgcaaatatatttgtatattaacatatgtatgcataaatatgcgtatatatacatacatataaatatactatatatatgtgtgtgtatgtgcgtgtatgtatgtttgtgtgtgcgcgtttacATAAACGCATCCATAcagacgtatatgtatgtataatagaaaatcccacaatgcaagaactagatttattgacaatgagactacagtttcgaaatcctggtTTCCATCTTCAGACTAGAAGATGaaatcaggtggatttcgaaacagtagtttcattttcaataaatctagtttttgcatagggggttttttctaccatagcattAACACGAAAAAATCTTTtaccatttatatgtatatgtatgtatatatatttggtacatatttaaatacatacatacatgttttttgataaatgtgtatggtgtttgtctttatatgtatataaactgtaGCTTATATGAAGTGAATATTGATATGTattcttgttttgttatattcACTGTAACACAGCAAGATCTGACTTACAATGATCTTCATGACGGCGGGTTGTAAGTGTGGAGTGATGAAGGAAGGGACGGACATGGCTTTTATACTCTCCGGTCACACCCTCTGTCACGCATCTACGTACTTTGACTGACAGAATGCCGTGTCATTTACCATCATTCACAGTTTCTGATTGTTTCAGAACAATATCTTGTAGGTATATGCAAGAACTTGTGTTCTGCATATGTAAAAACATGAATATTATCTTTGTACGTGTGATTCTTTATCTAAAGTGAACCTTTTGTATGGCAATTGTTTGCTTAGTTACATAGTCATATCCATTCATTGAAATGTTAATATTTCTTTCAGTTTAAGTATATCCTAAGtatataaattcttatttttgttaattatatgcttattattaaaaacattcaTATCAAATTATGGTTTACCGCTGAttaatgcataatacatatatattctgtatatatacgtttatgtgtatgtattgtaattatatatttacatatgtaattacatatctatatgtttgtgtttatgtataaatgcataggtatatgtatatgtacatataaacatgaatatatatgtagctTTATGGACATATATGCCacagtcacacatacatacatacgcacttaTGTAAATAATGCACAAGATCTACATCttatataatatgaacatatatctaTGTCAGTCTAGCTACTCTACATATATTCGAGCATGAGTGaattataaataacacacatagggatgtatttttacacacacgcatatgcatacaaatatgtattaatatatatttttacatattgcatatcacatatacataatacactgtatatacatatatacgtataacatatacactgtatatacatacaaatatatgtatatatatactgtatatatacatatatacatatatactgtatgtaaatatatataatatctagaaaaTGTGAACTTGTcttatagaaaaaattaaaggcTTTATTTTATTGGAAGGGTTAATGTGTCATTTATATACCGTATGTATATAAGAATTTGTATACCTGTATCTGTAACAGCCTTACACAGCAGAATTTCTCATGTTAGATAATGATTTTGAAATGACAGTTAATGAATTTATTAGTCTAATCTTTATACTTAGTAGGTGTATGTTCAAGTGAcgatacagacaaacataattcTCATTGTTATGGCACTGCTGTTGTTAAATGGTTGACTTGGGTATTAAGCCTTAGAATAAAATTCGGGCTAGCTGTATTGGTGTTTTTtggtataatgatgaataaaggtgACTGTTGTACACTATTTTATTGCATATCATACAACTTTATCTTTCCATATTTTACGGGGGATCGAGAAATCTCTCCGTGGAAGAATTTATTTCATCTAGGTTTGGTAGGAattggaaaagggaaacaaactcAAGCTTCAGAAACTGTCATTTGTGTTATGCATTGCCCCGGGTACAGTTACCTTAACATGTTTCTGTACTCTGGTGTACTTCCTGTCCAAATGTTCACCGACACATGAGTAGTGTAACTATATATGATTAAATGGGTATTGATACTATAAGGTGTTTGATGGGTATGAATATTAGGCATTATCATTGAAAATTATATTGTGAAAGTAAGAGAATGTTTAAAGATGatcagaaaaagaattaaaaagtaaCTTTTTGAGGCAAAGGAATactgaataaaaatagaaaacttaAACTCAGAAACCCTTTATAAAACGGGCATCCGCCTGTTCTCCCAATTGAAATCAAaacatttttaacaaattttctgtagtttttcttGCCCTTTTTAAATGAATCTATAAAAACTTAAAACCATGTtcttatttaagattttttaattGTTAAAGTACCGGGCatggtttgtaattttttttcgtaaatttttatatgcaaaaagtattcccccttttttggggccccaaacgcctttttgtacttttgggcttgtttttggaaaaaaagatagagggagaaacaTCGAAACCCTGTGAatctaaaaaatttccccttggtTTTAAATTTCGACGGTGTCCTCAGGTTTTTACGTTATTTTCCATTACCCTCTTATTACCTCTAAAACTTCTTGTTTAAGTATTCTCtgtgtgaaaaattttttaaattttttaaattttttccttttcctcaaaaattgctttttaaatttttgtgttctAATTATGTTTAATTCCTTTTTCCTtagttttttcaatattttttttttaaaggtttaaagctACATCCCTCAAtcaccctttcccaaaacccgtttttaatcacacattatacatatgaaCATTTTGACGGAAGTAGACCAAATAAAAAACTTGTTTTATTAAATGTATCCGCGGCAAAGCatccaaacaaagaaaaagtttcTGAAAACctgatttatttcccttttccattttttttttccccctcactggAAAAAATTCTCCACTGAAGATTTCCCCCGGGTCCccgtgtaatataaaaaaaaaagttgaaagtactATAAAATAATGTACAACGTCACCTTTATTCTCTTATACCAAGAACACCAAAAcagcagacatttttttttttggttttcttttgggaatttttttctaagACTGAGTACCCATCAACAATTTTTTTCAATAGGAGTGCcatagcaataaaaaattatcccatccttttatttatctttttaacatacatattttgGAAAATGAAGATTAAACTAATAAATTCACTAACTTTCCATCCCAGGGGCATTTTCTACATGAGGAAACCTACTGTATAAGGTTAAACTGATTCGGTTAACAAATTTTTATACATAGGGTTATACTGACATATTAAACCTTCCAAAAAAATaaagcctttctttttttttacaataattttcgctttttttagatgttaatatatattttataaatatatatgtatatatattttttatatataatatataaaattttcatcccaaaagtttattattatatatataaaatttattatatatattatatatatataaaatttacataacttatatacattttatgtgtatatcagtaaattttatattaatatataaaatatatatataaatataatatatatataatattttattttatatataattttataaaatataaagtattgtttatttatatttttatattattattaataaataattataatttatattattttatatatatattttatattatataatagtaactTGGGGTGTTTTAACCCGGGCATGGGCTTTCAGTTCTGTCCCTCAACGTAGATACGTGACAAAAGGGGGTGCCCGGAAGTATAAAAGGGCCCAaatccatcccttccccccatcacTCCCGCTGACAACCCGCCGTCATGAAAATCATAGTTAAATCCCAAAACTGGGGTGTTTTCagcgggaaaaaacaaaaacaaaaataaaaagctatagcatagtttttttatacaaaataaagggggaaaaaatcatacATTTATCTGTAaacttttatgtatttatattaggGGACCAAAAATATATACCATCAATGAAGATAAAACCCCCACTTCTAAGTTGGTACTTTGGTAGAAAACTACTATTTCCCGTGTGCGTTTACATTAACGCACACACTATATTTGTTAAAATGTATAACATCTtttcatatttatgcatacatattttttgtgcccatttacaaatattttcatatagtgttaaaatatatttaaatattgttgtaagaatatatttgtattgtagaAATTTCTTTTCCCGTCTTctaatccctttaaaaattttagctTTTATTCTGTTGGCTTCGCAGTGGCagcaaggggggaaaaaggggaaactgagCCCCCCCTATGGCTACACTGGCTACTACGGGTTCCCCACTACTCATACGGCTATAAAATATGGGGTTCCCCCGTCACACATGTTTTTTGGCAAAAGTGAAGCCGAACCGCATTTTCGGATTCTATGGAGGCTACGGTTATCGGGGGGACACCTTAAAGCTCCTCACGCCCACTTTTCCCACGTTTCCCCATCCCCCGGAAAAcgcaagagggagggggaagctgtCCCCCGACCCTCAAATTTTAGAGGCTACGGATACCCTCACGGATACCTCCCATGGCCCCCACATGCCCCTTCCACGTCTACAAATCCCGGgtcgggaaggggagagggtgaaggccCCAAACCGAACCCCATTAGGGGTCTATGGcctggggccctttttccccttatggGTTTGGCTTCTATGGCCTTATCGTTACGGATACTGAGGGGTGAAtgacaaacatgaaaaaatgaaatttccaatttttccccttcccccttttactctCATTGCTGTGtccataaaaaatcaaaaaaagtatactaaaaaaaacaagaggaaaaataacaacaacgtaATAatcttttagattattttttgatTCACCCGCGTTTCGGTGATTCATACATCTACTTTTTAAGAAAAGCAAGTATTTGGGGACAATTTTGGGGAGACTAAAAAAAGATACCTTTTGCATATTTAAAAAGTTACCCAAACCCTGAAGATgggatttcattttaaaaaataaaaacgaagaacaGCAAAGTTCTGAATTTTTATAGTACAAAAAGGGGATTAAACCCGGTTAAATTTTTTGaatgaaaggaaatttaaagccagaaacagaaagggaaggaGTGCTACAGTAACTGTTTAAAAATGTGTGATTTTCCCACAGGGAAAAAAAGGCGGGatggccggttttttttttctttgtttttaatttttctcttttaaacccAAAGTGATTTTTATTCAGAAATTTCATTTCCTCGCAAAGTTAAtttttgggaaacctttttttgatcatgttttaaaaacccttttcccatttacccgtgttttttttaaaatgatgctACCCGGGATGATATCCATCAAACACCCCTATCCGTTTTTGGGGCATAATAATTTCAAATTCTCCCTGTGATGGTGAACGTTTTTTTTCAGGGGTAGACCCGAATCGAAACATTTGAGCAAACTTATCCCCGGGGGCCCTGCATAGACGTTACAgtccaaagaaaaaaattcatccACGGGGAAAATTTTTCGATTTCCCgtgtaatataaaagataaaatttttgattGGACAATAAAAAAGTTACAAAAGTTTACTGTAAGGTTTTAAACCGGGGCCcccttaagaaaataaaaatgaataaaaatttttaaaaaatatatttcaaagtcGAATACAAAACGGGTATTTTGGGAAAGCGGGTCCTTTTTCTTCAAAAGGGAGCTGTGGTCGCCTCAAACCCGGCCctaattttaggggtttttttgggggaaatttcttttttactaGGGTTTTTCCAAACccattattgtaaatttttgttttttaaaaatttttttacattcgtGATTTTGCTTCAATTGAAATTAAATTAGAATTAtttccaagggttttttttttttttaaaattttaaaatgacccCGTGGGcccagttttttttaatttcccccatttttttttgttttccgttttaCTATTATACCCGGGGCTGGAAGATTAGGATGAAAATGTGGAAATTGTATTTCACCCGTTAtgggagaataaagggaaaaacacaagaatttttttttctccagaaatCCCCCCGGAAATATTCTTCGTaacaaattcccccaaaaaaggcgAGGCCGGGGAGCGACAGcaaacccttttttcatcattataaaaaacccaccaaaacagctggcccgaaaaaatttttgggttttgggtttttttttgggaaattttttctaattaaagGGTAAATCCCCAatcaacccttttaaaaatcgGAAATGTCCCTAAACAATAAATCATGATTTTCCCGTAAACGTCATTTTAACTACATCTGTTTTTATATGAAGATTAAACTAAAAAATTCACTAAATGCCAttttccaaaaacattttttttaacatgagGGGTTCTGTTGTATAAAGGGTTTTATActgggaaaacaaattttttttaatttcggtaAAATTTCATGACATATtaatccctttcccaaaaaaataagcctttcccttttttttctataatatgtttttcattttcccataataatataaaatatttttagaaattttatatatatattttcttataatttcataccttatatttaaaattttatacataatgtttttttgtatttatatatatatatgtttcatatatgtgtatacacagtataaaatatatatatatattttatattatatatatatattataatatatatatatatatataattataatatatttaaaagggatAAATTACATTACTCTaacgcattgtgtgtgtgtggtgtgaaaaaactccatatgtgtgttttttttatgcactCAGCTCGCCCTACTGCATGTAATTTGGGGGTGCAAATTTTGttcccatttaaaatttttgtaaaatgggTCGTGGGATTTTTTATTAAGTGTGTAGGGTTTTATGTTTTGAAAGTGGCCCATATTGGGGCATATAtccaaaatattttattcttttgcaTTTATCCATATGTAATTtttctaaactttaaaaaaaattataaagaaaaaacaaaaatatttaaacatatataataatatatatatattaaaagtgtagttgtgtgtggtttgtgtggtgggggttttgtgtggtgtgtgttgtgtgtttggggtgtgtgttttggggtgtgtgtttttttgtgttttattaaaaattttttttttaaaaagaatgagccataattaaaaaaaacaagaatttttttaattttgaatagacttaaagtaaaaggaaaaactaaaattttaatggatggtttattttcttaaaaagggAGTTGTATTTAAAATTTGTACCAAAAAATAGAGAaccctttgaaaataaaaaaactcttctgtgttgatattAATGGGATCAAAAGCaattattttttcacacacaagaacacaaaacacacaaccccacaaattgCCCTACAAATACGtattttttacgggtttttcctattttccctatttattatttatatat
The genomic region above belongs to Penaeus monodon isolate SGIC_2016 unplaced genomic scaffold, NSTDA_Pmon_1 PmonScaffold_3146, whole genome shotgun sequence and contains:
- the LOC119570557 gene encoding shematrin-like protein 1; translation: MKIILVVLLAAAVAAEQKREAEPHYGYAGYYGFPYYSYGYNYGVPAHAHAIGKREAEPHYGHYAGYGYTRGYLYAPHAHSYVHTHGIGKREAEADPEPHYGVYGPGLYRPYGFGFYGSYRYGY